From the Anopheles stephensi strain Indian chromosome X, UCI_ANSTEP_V1.0, whole genome shotgun sequence genome, the window tcgttcgCTTCTGGTCAAATCCCTGACCCTCCTGGGCCAATAGGTCAGTCCGGTGACCAGTATATGGTAATAATGCTCCACTTACTGCTGCTCCCTTTCCGATattccgaagcatttttctacAGCCGAGGTCCTATGTACTATGTTGGAGATTGAATTTATGTGccgttttctgtgtttttagcccccccccccgccccccctATCTTTAAGCTCTTCTGGTAGCCTATTTTTTGGAACTACTTGTATGGTGtgcttcgtttgtttgtttgtaggtCACCGTCCGGATACGTCCCCTGAGTGACTCCAGCGAGACGAACTGTATACAGGCCCCGCCGAACCGTTCCGGCTCACTACTGTTCGACGATGGCACACGTAATAAACCGAAAAAGTACAACTACGATTGCGTCTTTGGAGAGGCTTCCACACAGGTAGTAATTAACAATGGCCGTCTTTTGGAGCGTTCCTAACGCTAGCAAAAGCACGGTACCAATCTCTGTAGCTGAAACTTTGCATCCCGAAGCGAAACTTGTACTAGCTCGCGGTCCTCACTATCCTCCCACGCAGGAAGAAGTTTATACAGTTGCCGTGGCACCGCTGGTCCAGGACGTCCTGAACGGGTATAATGCGGCAGTTTTCGCGTACGGTGCGACCGGTTCCGGCAAAACCCACACCATGCTTGGCCCACACGTACGCCCGGTTCGTGTGAATCCTGGCACGCAAAATTCATCCCAGTCCGGACCGGCCACATCAACGCCCGGTGAAACGCCCGCCAGCCCGTCGGATGCACTGCCGAACGTGgccgatcagcagcagcagcagcaggcggccAGTGGTGTGGGCGCGTCGATGGTACAGCCGAGCAGTGGACTGATGATTCGTGCGGTTGCCGACATCTTCGACTACATCGACCGGCACGGTGGCGAGGAAGCAAAATTTAGGGTAAGcgttatttattattcaacCGAGTGTTTTTCGGCGAACTGGGGCGGGGGGGAAGCACGTACAAACAATGCTTCATTTCCTTTCGATTTCATCAATCTCGGTTGGGAGAAGTTGTTGGTTACGAGAATGTGTCTGCAATACGTAGAAACGGTCTCTCGAATAGCCGCAAAACATGAGAATATGCATTATCGGGTACGGATGTTCTGTCCCAATTTGGGAACTAAAATGGAAGAATATTTTAGAAAATTTCCAGGAATTGGAGTCAGATTTTAATATCTCGTGGTTATAAAGCCGTCGtacagtggttgattttcttttccaatctCTGGAGCACTGGGACCAGATGTTGTATTCAAAAATAGTGTCTGATTTAGTTTTACGAGCAGGGAGAAATGCTACATCCTGGCTACGAAGATATAAAATTGCATGTgcattttttattatgttgGGAAAGAGTTCCTATATTGATCAAGTATTCAAAAGACTTGAAATTTAGTCTAAATAACCTCGGAGCTACTTCAGAAGCAACGGATATCTTGCCTAACGCGTCCTAAACCTTAACTCTATAGTTAGACCCAAGGTGTTCTGCTAAAATAAGGATGGGGCTTAGATCAGTACCGGTTGCGTCCAGGAGGCCTGTCTTCTCCGAGGACATTCTCCTATAAATCACACCAGAGTTCTGACATACGCTGATGAagtagacatcattggtttgcgGCTATCCTtcgtagcagaagcttaccaaacgATAGACCAGGAGGTCTGAAGCGAAAAGGATGGGACAACAGCAGAGATGGATAGGGAATCGCACATTTGAAGTCATCcgaaacttcacctatctgggatGAAAAGtcagcaccaacaaccaaccaacaagaTGCTGAGGATACGCTCAGATATATATGCCGCCGGCCGGTCATACGACAGTCTGTGCAGTCTCTGAGGTATGAACTCTGTCCAACAATTCTTCTTAACTATTGAAGAAGGAAAGGATGCGCTCCAGGAAAATGAGAAGAATATGCTCGGCTGAATTTTCGCTCCCATATTTGAGGAAGAACCTCTGGATGAACCTCAGCAATGAAGAGTTCAACGCTTTCTAGCTGTATGAAGGTCTAAAGACTAAGACTCACAACGCTCCAGCTGGGCTGAGTTATGTCATGAGAATCACAATGGACGACCTagtccttctttttctttgcgcTAACGACCTCTGCCTCAAAggacatgcctgccatttccggcttactaggccaccgggccgcccccaGAACGACTTACTCCGTAAAGTCTTTTGAGTACCGTCGATTAAGGCAGGTTAGGGTCCAACAGAGATAGAGTGATGTTCCGGTGAAGAGCCcttcaggcagtcctggatatTGGATAGACTAAAGACATTGTAAATGGCAGGGCAcaaccgctcgaggttgtagtgtcaaggaagaaaaaagaccTCGTGCAAGGACTTCAGGAGCAGAGACCCTTGTAAGGCGATGCGTCCGATAAGCATGAACCCTCTCCGAACCCTTCAGAATTACCGAAATATTTGCTCTGGAATTTTCCTTCAAAATTTGCTCCAAGGTTCCTTCCAATAGTTTATTTGCGTGTCGGTGTGACGTTTTTCGTCCCACTCCATTCGATCCATacttttgctgttttgtttttatttttcataattcatCTACCTAATGCATCATTGACCGGCAGGCGTGCTTTGTAAGCCCAAGTTCCATGGTCCAGCACACAGTGCAATTAGTACTCGTAGTTGACCTAGCACGTAAAAAAGGGTGCGGGCAATGCTGGTAGGCATTAGGTCCCATTTAATCGATTAATAATCGAACGATCAAACGATATGCCGCGGTTTGTGTGATCTTTTAAACAACAAGCGAACAATAGCAATAACAAAATGGTTTCCATTGAACCGCCACGATGGGACAAAAGCCCCCTTCACAACCACACTGAGGAGACTTTCTTCCGAGTGGACTCAACAAACCGCGCAAAAGTTGTGGGATACAAATTATTTATCCATGAAACCTCACGCTCAACCTTCCCTTCCCGCTGCTCGTGTGTGGCAGAAGGATGGTGGCATGTCAACACGCCAACAGTACATTTCTTTAGTGATGGATGGGGCCTTTCATAGCTTGACCTTCAGctggcgtttttttcttcccctccCGTCCAACGTACATGTGCCTGCTCGTAGATATGGCtcgagcagcaacaacaacaaactggTGCCAGCAGACGTTAGCATTCCCCGAAAGTGTTTACATCTATAATAATAATCGGCGAAGGTTATGGTTGACCCATACACAAACGAAGTGTTACTATGTGTTACCAGCGATGACCTGTCAAATGTGCTTGGTTTACTACCGAGCGACTAAAGGTGAAGGATGACAGGTCGGTAGGTAAACATAGTGtagagtttgttgttgttctatTTCGATTTTCAGATTTCAATATCATACCTGGAAATTTACAACGAGCTGATACGCGACCTGCTGAATCCGGGCGGCCCGCTCGAGCTGCGGGAGGACAACCGTGGCAACCAGTCGGTAGCCGGTCTGTCCGAGGTGTCGACGGCAAGCCGGGCCGAAGTCatccagctgctgctgaaggGCAACAAAGCGCGCACGGTCGAACCGACCGCCGCCAACCAAACGTCCTCTCGCAGTCACGCACTGCTGAGCATTACGGTGCAAAATCTGACGCCCGCCGGCACAAAGCAGGGCCGCCTCTTCATGACCGATCTGGCCGGTTCGGAGCGGGCacgcaaaacgaaaaaccgCGGCAAGCGGCTCCAGGAGGGAGCGCACATTAACCGCAGCCTGCTAGCGCTCGGTAACTGCATCAATGCACTGGCCGGTGGCGCACGGTACGTGAACTTCCGCGACTCGAAGCTGACGCGCCTGCTGAAGGAAGCGCTCAGCGGACGGTGCAAAACGGTCATGATTGCGCACGTGTCGCCGGAAACGCGCCATCGGGATGAGACGAAAAATACGCTTGTGTACGCGGATCGGGCGAACCACATCACCACCCGACTGCAGGAACCGACCATACTCGAGGTGGAGGAAGCGGCCGCCCGGGAGGCGGCGTTCCCGGTGGCACACTATCAAAATCTGGTGGCCGAACTGCGCGATGAGGTCGGGCGGctgaagatgaagatgatgacggAACGGCCACGAAGCGGGGCGGCCCTGCAGCGCCAGCAGCAGGCACGCCAACAGGAGGACGACCAGCCATCGTCGGAGGAGCAAATCAAGAAGGTGGAGCTGAAGTTTTTGCGCGAGCAGATTGTGCAAACGTTCAAACAGCAGATGAAGCTGAGGCGTCGCCTGCTGGAGGCGGACAGTCATCTGCTGGGGTTGGAGCTGGACGCGGAACGGCAGCATATGGTGATTTCGCACTGGCAGGGCCGGCAGGGCAAGCTGTACGATCGGCTGGATGAGGATGACGACGAAGGTATGTgtgtttcgattgtttgaaggTTAGTTTTGTACCATGGGTCCTGTGTTTCGGCAGGTTCCGATTCGGAGGGATGCTCAGCGTTACGGTCCGCCTGGAGCGAACTGGCGTCGATCGAGAAGGAGGTCAAACGCTACCGCCAGATAAGAACAACGACCGAGCACGAGCTGGAAGAGTGTCGTAAGAAGGGTGTTACGTTGGAAGATGTACGGGTCTCACCCGCTGCCAGACTCCTGTGGCAATGCAAATGCAACACCATTCTCTGTGCTTTTGCAGGAACTTCCGGAGCGTATCAGCAGCGATGAGGAGCGTGAGTTGCTGTCCTTGCTGTGCAGGGTGCACGAGCTGGAAGCGGACAAGGTGTCACTGCAGGCGGAGCGAATGGCACGCCAGGCCGAGTTACGGCGCCGGGATTTGCAGTTGCTGCGGGCGGAACGACAACGGCGTCTGTGCGAGGATATCATCAGCACGCAACGGCGCATCATAGAAGGTCTAATGATACTCTCTTGTCACACTTTAACTAGAGAAGGGGGCTACGCTATAACACATGGCTTtgtatgttttcttcttcccgtGCGTAGAGGGTAAAGTGGAGATGCCGGAAGATCTGCGTGAGCTGTACGCACTGTACCAGCAGGAGATACATGCGAGCACCTACAACAGTGGTATGCAAACTGCATCTGGCGGCTTTTACGATGCTAAGCTACCGCCTATCTTTGGACAGGATCGAAGGTATGACACTATTGCAAGTTTCTGAAACGTTCCAGCTAGCTTGAAGCTATCTCTTCCCACTCCAGCATCTACTCAGCCAGTTCCAGCTCCGGTTCGGAATGGTCCGCTACGTCTCCTCTGCCATCGGTCGATGCCGAAGGTAATGTGGTGAATCCGGACCGTGCGATGGGACCGCCGGTTGGACCAAGGTTACCGTCCATCACGCGACTTCGCAACAACTATGGAAGCGCTCAAAGCAGTGGATCCAGTGACGAATGAAGTGAACCACTTGGAGTAGGTCCCAAAGAACACATGTTTCAAACGAAAACTGTATTACAAACGACGCACACCACAAATTATTAGCCATTAGGTACCGTGGAAGAGCGTAGGAATGAGGTCATGAGGATAAGCTAACGGCAGCTGGTATAGAGCAAGTTTTTTTGAAGAAAGTATTGATAAAAGCTGGTTCATGGTAGTGCTACCTGAGTACATAGAGCATCACGGAAGTACGTAATAAAGCACAACTACAAACACACCAACATTTCCTTGTCGTTACTGTACTGTTTCGGTAGTGTGCGTCTAGAATCAATGCTTCGGGACCATTAAAATAGttgtgaaaaattaaaaaccacTAAAAGATGCATCGAAACTATACACGCAAcgcaattttcatcaaaattatgcaatcaaaagcaatatttcaaataaaaatcggTATTAAGGGAGCGATGATACCGATGAGAAACGTTAGTTGTTGGTCGAACGAAATTGTCGGTACGGGATGCTCTATCCTTACTTTAGGAAAGCTTAAGGCAagatgtttattatttttttaattatatttattttattatcataGCATGTAGTATTAAATTTCGACCAAGCCTCACTCAATACTTCAAACAGGATTCTAGTAGTGTAGCTTGTGTAAACGGTGCAAGAGTGTTTCTTCCCCGTAGTAGTTGAAATTTTGCTTCAATGCTCAAAAATATAGTAGCACATAAATATAGCTTGATAGGATGTTTCGACAACCACCTGCATTGTTGGTACCTCTCTTATACAGACACAGTATTCTCTACAACCATGATTATGACCGACGAAAATCGAAAAAGCAAAGAATCATAATTCTAGCCCTGCGTACTTAGATCCTCAAGGCcagaacacacaaaaaaaaatcagcaaaaaataaaactttttacGGTGAACAATAAAATACACAATTTGGAATCGAAGTGTTCGATAATGCACCTCAAATGCAAGTGGTGTGCAtggtgaaaaaaaagggtCCCTAAACGCACGGTTCTACATAGTTGCCCGGGAACAGCCCTGTCACACCGTCCATGACGCCCTCCCACCAGCCGTCgtcgttcttcttcagcacGTACAGTACCGAGCTTTCCTGAAAGCTTAGCTCGTCATCCTTGTCCGCGTAATAGTCGTAGATGGCGACCACCTTCTCGATATAGTTCTTCGGTACCCAGCCGGGCAGGTTTTGATCGTCCGGCACGATCGGTGCGACCAGACTGTTCTGCGTGTTGCGCGGACGCCCAAAGTCGGCGTGATCCGACTCCtctggcggtggcggcggtggcagcgGGGGCGATTGTGAGCCCGGGCGTGGCATGTTACGGCTAAGCGTATGCATGCCGATGTGGCTATGGTCCGGCAGCTCGTGGGTTACGGTCAGCGGTGAAGGTGGAGCTGATTGAGAAGAGCacgaagagaaagaaacacaTCAATCCGATAGTACGCGCGATGGCAATAGGGTTTAAAGAGTGTTTTGAAATCTTTCGAAAGTAGTTTTACAGATTGTTAAAGATCTTGAACTCTCTCACTCACGCCCCGCGATACGAATATCTGTGGCGAGTGAGTTAACTTTCAAACGACTTTCAAAATAGTTGTTAAATGAATCGAATCCCAATAGCAAAAGAGTACACGTGAATGGATTCGTGAAACAGCTTGACAAGCTTTACTTACGAGGCATACTGTTCCGCTCCTCGAACGTCGACTGATGCTGCATAACCGGTCCGGACTGCATCGGGTGTACCATACCGATCTGCGGCGGATGATGCATCACGACCTGGCTCGGTGGCATCGGCATCGGCAGTGCGCTGTAGCCAGGGCCACGCTCAACGCCACCACTGCTAGACGTACGCCGCGGATGTCCGACCGGATAGTTTGGTGCGTAGTGCGACGGCACCTGAGGTGGCACGACAACCGGCGGTGTGCGATACTCCCGCGATGCCTTTCCCAGCGTGCCGGTATTGCTGACCGGCTTGCCGAGCGTACCCGTATGTCCTGCACTGCGCGT encodes:
- the LOC118504945 gene encoding kinesin-like protein KIF19, translating into MWDCRKQMSRTPGSNGAGLQPGTSPRPNNVTLSSRGLASSSNSNNGGGRLPTSIPPSGNVVPYATGTEERLMVTVRIRPLSDSSETNCIQAPPNRSGSLLFDDGTRNKPKKYNYDCVFGEASTQEEVYTVAVAPLVQDVLNGYNAAVFAYGATGSGKTHTMLGPHVRPVRVNPGTQNSSQSGPATSTPGETPASPSDALPNVADQQQQQQAASGVGASMVQPSSGLMIRAVADIFDYIDRHGGEEAKFRISISYLEIYNELIRDLLNPGGPLELREDNRGNQSVAGLSEVSTASRAEVIQLLLKGNKARTVEPTAANQTSSRSHALLSITVQNLTPAGTKQGRLFMTDLAGSERARKTKNRGKRLQEGAHINRSLLALGNCINALAGGARYVNFRDSKLTRLLKEALSGRCKTVMIAHVSPETRHRDETKNTLVYADRANHITTRLQEPTILEVEEAAAREAAFPVAHYQNLVAELRDEVGRLKMKMMTERPRSGAALQRQQQARQQEDDQPSSEEQIKKVELKFLREQIVQTFKQQMKLRRRLLEADSHLLGLELDAERQHMVISHWQGRQGKLYDRLDEDDDEGSDSEGCSALRSAWSELASIEKEVKRYRQIRTTTEHELEECRKKGVTLEDELPERISSDEERELLSLLCRVHELEADKVSLQAERMARQAELRRRDLQLLRAERQRRLCEDIISTQRRIIEEGKVEMPEDLRELYALYQQEIHASTYNSGMQTASGGFYDAKLPPIFGQDRSIYSASSSSGSEWSATSPLPSVDAEGNVVNPDRAMGPPVGPRLPSITRLRNNYGSAQSSGSSDE
- the LOC118504954 gene encoding abl interactor 2; amino-acid sequence: MDDLITLIRTEIPEGRKNLQESFSNLERVAEYCEDTYYRSDNKKASLEETKNYTTQSLASVAYQINTLAFNFLQLMDLQATQMAEMESQMNHISQTVMIHKEKVARREIGVLTANKISSRQYKIVAPLNPEKPIKYVRKPIDYTVLDEVGHGIALTNNNQKKHRVSSQGSIQTTISPNVSVGPPPTTKPPTPPQMTRSAGHTGTLGKPVSNTGTLGKASREYRTPPVVVPPQVPSHYAPNYPVGHPRRTSSSGGVERGPGYSALPMPMPPSQVVMHHPPQIGMVHPMQSGPVMQHQSTFEERNSMPPPPSPLTVTHELPDHSHIGMHTLSRNMPRPGSQSPPLPPPPPPEESDHADFGRPRNTQNSLVAPIVPDDQNLPGWVPKNYIEKVVAIYDYYADKDDELSFQESSVLYVLKKNDDGWWEGVMDGVTGLFPGNYVEPCV